A stretch of Lathyrus oleraceus cultivar Zhongwan6 chromosome 6, CAAS_Psat_ZW6_1.0, whole genome shotgun sequence DNA encodes these proteins:
- the LOC127095060 gene encoding glycosyltransferase BC10 — MLSSPILVSSALILSLLLLFFLSQQIIFQIYSPFSSSSSTPAAVSAADLSLFHRATHTTNHLSTLTNPKPKIAFLFLTNSNLSFAPLWEKFFAGNNHLFNIYIHADPTSSVASPGGVFHNRFISSQITQRASPTLISAARRLLASALLDDPLNQYFTLISQHCIPLLSFRFVYNSLFTNQLKLLESFANYNNFTYPYPSFIEILSEDPNLNDRYNARGENALLPEIVFEDFRVGSQFFTLNRKHARFVVGEQKLWRKFQIPCINVYSCYPEEHYFPTLLSMEDPNGCTGFTLTRVNWTDCWDGHPHLYTPAEVSPELVRQLRRSNSSYSYFFARKFSPECLEPLMDIADEVIFKD, encoded by the coding sequence ATGTTGTCATCACCCATTCTTGTCTCTTCAGCTCTCATCCTCtctctccttctcctcttctttctCTCTCAACAAATCATCTTCCAAATTTACTCCCCTTTCTCCTCATCCTCCTCCACCCCCGCCGCCGTCTCCGCCGCCGACCTCTCCCTCTTCCACCGCGCCACCCACACAACAAACCACCTATCCACCCTCACAAACCCTAAACCCAAAATCGCTTTCCTCTTCCTCACAAACTCAAACCTCTCCTTCGCACCTTTATGGGAAAAATTCTTCGCTGGTAACAACCATCTCTTCAACATCTACATCCACGCAGACCCCACTTCCTCCGTCGCCTCACCCGGCGGAGTTTTCCATAACCGTTTCATCTCTTCTCAAATAACCCAGCGGGCCTCCCCAACACTCATCTCGGCAGCCAGACGTCTGCTAGCGTCTGCCCTCTTAGATGATCCGCTCAATCAATACTTTACCTTAATTTCCCAACACTGTATCCCGCTGTTGTCGTTTCGATTCGTTTATAACTCTCTTTTTACCAATCAGTTAAAGTTATTAGAGAGTTTTGCTAACTATAATAACTTTACATACCCATACCCCAGCTTCATTGAGATTCTCTCTGAGGATCCCAATCTCAATGACAGATATAATGCTCGCGGTGAGAATGCATTGTTGCCGGAAATTGTGTTCGAGGATTTTCGCGTGGGTTCACAGTTCTTCACGCTGAACCGGAAACATGCAAGGTTTGTGGTGGGAGAACAAAAACTATGGAGGAAATTTCAGATTCCTTGTATAAATGTGTATTCATGTTATCCAGAAGAACATTACTTTCCAACTCTTTTGTCAATGGAGGATCCAAATGGCTGCACTGGTTTTACACTTACTAGAGTTAACTGGACTGATTGTTGGGATGGGCATCCCCATCTTTATACTCCGGCCGAGGTTTCTCCGGAGCTTGTTCGTCAGCTGAGGCGATCCAATTCAAGCTACTCGTATTTCTTTGCGAGGAAATTCTCGCCGGAATGTCTTGAGCCGTTGATGGATATAGCTGATGAAGTCATTTTCAAGGATTGA